The proteins below come from a single Malus domestica chromosome 03, GDT2T_hap1 genomic window:
- the LOC114823853 gene encoding phosphatidylinositol/phosphatidylcholine transfer protein SFH1-like has product MGIANQEAVKQFQKLMEEVDESLKNTFENVHQGYRNETLMRFLKARDMNVGKAHKMLLDCLQWRIESEIDNILAKPIIPNDKYRAVRDSYLVGLSGYSKEGLPVIAVGVGQSTFDKASVNYYVQCHIQMNEYRDRVVLPSATKKYGKYIGTCVKVLDMTGLRLSALNQIKLLTVISTIDDLNYPEKTDTYYIVNVPYIFSACWKVVKPLLQERTRRKIQVLQGSGKDELLKIMDYASLPHFCRKEGSGSSRHSDNGHTNNCFSLDHPFHQELYKFVKQQASLRESIAPLKQGSFHVNFPETDPERAELAKTIESEFQKFGNQNQNGLAKSLSGLRVNGA; this is encoded by the exons ATGGGTATTGCCAATCAAGAGGCGGTCAAGCAGTTTCAGAAGTTAATGGAAGAAG TTGACGAGTCACTGAAGAATACGTTTGAG AATGTGCACCAGGGGTATCGAAATGAGACATTAATGCGTTTTCTTAAAGCTCGAGACATGAATGTGGGAAAAGCCCATAAAATG TTGCTCGACTGTTTACAATGGAGGATAGAAAGCGAAATTGACAATATATTGGCA AAACCAATCATCCCAAATGATAAATACAGAGCAGTGCGAGATTCTTACCTTGTGGGGTTGTCAGGTTACTCAAAAGAG GGTCTTCCTGTCATTGCTGTTGGTGTTGGGCAAAGCACATTTGACAAAGCTTCT GTAAATTACTATGTCCAGTGTCACATCCAAATGAATGAGTACAGAGATCGTGTTGTATTG CCTTCCGCAACGAAGAAGTATGGAAAATATATTGGAACGTGTGTGAAGGTTTTGGATATGACTGGTTTAAGGCTCTCAGCACTTAACCAGATAAAG CTTTTGACTGTTATCTCTACAATTGATGACTTAAACTATCCAGAGAAGACGGATACATACTATATCGTCAATGTCCCATACATATTTTCCGCCTGTTGGAAG GTGGTAAAGCCTCTTTTGCAAGAAAGAACAAGGAGGAAAATCCAGGTTCTTCAAGGTTCTGGGAAAGACGAATTACTGAAA ATCATGGACTACGcatctctcccacatttttgtAGAAAAGAGGGATCCGGGTCCTCTCGGCATTCTGACAACGGACACACTAACAATTGTTTCTCCCTTGACCATCCATTCCATCAAGAGCTCTACAAATTCGTCAAGCAACAAGCCAGCTTGAGGGAGTCCATTGCACCACTCAAGCAGGGATCCTTCCATGTTAATTTTCCAGAGACGGACCCAGAACGTGCAGAGCTTGCAAAGACCATAGAATCCGAGTTCCAAAAGTTCGGAAATCAGAATCAAAACGGGCTcgccaagtcactaagtggccTAAGAGTCAATGGTGCTTGA
- the LOC114823852 gene encoding uncharacterized protein: protein MGSARDRDDSLAFTNPSTSSSPIVISEALESFLSDPNSHIGSASGSFQNEGLLADTSGSGSDAEFGFSRPEFRTSQLAGTVEFYQRHVFLCYKNPQVWPPRIEAAEFDRLPRLLYSAVMARRGDMKKETRLTICEGHDGTETSNGDVLIFPDMIRYRRLTHFDVDTFVEEVLVKDGEWLPGTPETLKGSYVFVCSHGSRDRRCGVCGPPLINRFREEVELHGLQGKVSVSPCSHIGGHKYAGNVIMFGSNCNRKVSGHWYGYVAPEDVPVLLEQHVGKGEIVDWLWRGQMGLSEEQQKESQERRLQLNGETNVGKTTSELTQPKERGMNTSVCRSQVEIGGCCQENGNSCCQNATLMENINSPDLNEIAAKPTAAEKKKSSRKPLSRMNSGKGASTRKVCAMPTWFQSWEREDTYAALAVVCAAVSVAVAYKCYKQLS, encoded by the exons ATGGGGAGCGCCAGAGACCGAGACGACTCACTTGCATTCACCAACCCATCCACGTCCTCCTCCCCAATCGTCATCTCCGAAGCGCTCGAAAGCTTCCTCTCCGACCCCAATTCCCACATCGGCAGCGCCTCCGGGAGCTTCCAGAACGAGGGTCTCCTCGCCGACACCAGCGGAAGCGGCAGCGACGCCGAGTTCGGGTTCTCCCGGCCCGAGTTCCGGACGAGCCAACTCGCCGGGACGGTGGAGTTTTACCAAAGGCATGTGTTTTTGTGCTACAAGAACCCGCAGGTTTGGCCGCCGAGGATCGAGGCCGCCGAGTTTGATCGGCTGCCGAGGTTGCTCTACTCCGCCGTCATGGCCAGGAGGGGAGATATGAAGAAAGAG ACCCGCTTAACAATATGTGAAGGACATGATGGAACTGAAACATCAAATGGCGATGTATTAATTTTCCCCGACATGATCCGATACAG GAGATTGACCCATTTTGATGTTGATACATttgttgaagaagttcttgtgaagGATGGTGAGTGGCTGCCTGGAACTCCTGAAACTCTGAAGGGTTCATATGTTTTTGTATGTTCTCATGGATCCCGGGATCGCCGTTGTGGCGTCTGTGGACCTCCCCTGATCAATAGATTTAGAGAAGAGGTAGAATTACATGGTCTTCAGGGTAAAGTGTCCGTTAGCCCATGTTCGCACATTGGGGGGCATAAATATGCTGGAAATGTTATCATGTTTGGATCAAATTGCAACAGAAAAGTCTCTGGCCACTG GTATGGATATGTTGCTCCAGAAGATGTACCTGTCTTGCTTGAACAGCATGTCGGGAAAGGAGAAATTGTAGACTGGCTATGGAG GGGCCAGATGGGTTTATCAGAAGAACAGCAGAAGGAATCTCAAGAACGAAGGCTCCAGCTTAATGGTGAGACAAATGTAGGAAAAACCACTTCAGAGTTGACACAACCAAAGGAAAGGGGGATGAATACTAGTGTATGTAGATCTCAAGTCGAGATTGGGGGCTGTTGCCAGGAAAACGGAAACTCTTGCTGTCAGAATGCTACGCTAATGGAAAACATAAATAGTCCCGACCTGAATGAGATTGCAGCGAAGCCAACAGCagccgaaaagaaaaaaagcagtAGGAAACCACTCTCACGAATGAATAGTGGCAAAGGGGCATCCACGCGCAAGGTTTGTGCAATGCCAACATGGTTTCAGAGCTGGGAGCGTGAAGATACGTACGCAGCTTTAGCTGTTGTTTGTGCCGCTGTGTCAGTTGCCGTTGCTTACAAGTGCTACAAACAGTTGAGCTGA
- the LOC103429745 gene encoding WEB family protein At5g55860 produces MVAKSATSSPSPKVEVGEIDTRAPFQSVKDAVSLFGEGAFSGEKPAIKKAKAHSAERIVVNETQLHLAQKELNKLKEQLKNAETTKAQALVELEKSKATLEDLSKKVKSLTESKEFAIKATEAAKSQAKQLEEANSGNLGGTDGAWKEDLESARAQYLSVITELNAAKQELQKIRQDCDASLEAKAAATKQAAEAEDAAKANAEKVNELSKEISAVQESIGQVKLASMEAQQEQAKIFAEKDVLRQSYKASLEESAKKLLSLKKEFDPELSRNLEAQLSETLNEVGALQKQMENAKASDLDSVKTVTLELDDAKESLNKVAEEESSLRNLVEALKAELENVRKEHTELKEKEAETESLAGNLHVKLRKTKYELEACLAEESKARGASNEMIATLNQLLSETENARREAEEMKIKAEELKKEAETTKIAVKEAEKKLRLALVEAEEAKAAEERALEQIRVLSERTNAARASTSESGAKITISKDEYESLSRKVEESDTLAEMKVAAAMAQVEAVKASENEALKRIEATQKEIEDMKSATEEAKKRAEMAEAAKKAVEGELRRWREREQKKAADAASRILAETETSVESSPRHYRVQKQNPETKTVVAQKLDKDKTSISKKTLLPTLSGMFNRKKNQVEGGSPSYLPGEKPL; encoded by the exons ATGGTTGCAAAAAGTGCTACAAGTTCTCCTAGTCCTAAAGTGGAGGTGGGAGAGATCGACACCAGGGCACCTTTCCAATCTGTTAAAGATGCCGTTTCACTGTTTGGTGAAGGTGCATTCTCTGGGGAGAAACCTGCAATTAAGAAGGCAAAAGCTCATTCAGCAGAG AGGATAGTAGTCAATGAGACACAGCTTCACCTGGCCCAGAAAGAACTGAACAAGTTGAAGGAACAACTGAAGAATGCTGAAACTACTAAAGCCCAAGCACTTGTGGAGCTTGAAAAATCCAAGGCAACTCTCGAGGATTTGTCAAAAAAGGTGAAATCCCTCACTGAAAGTAAAGAATTTGCAATAAAGGCGACAGAAGCTGCAAAAAGTCAGGCAAAGCAACTTGAAGAAGCAAACTCTGGCAACCTTGGGGGAACTGATGGTGCTTGGAAAGAAGACTTGGAATCTGCAAGAGCACAGTATTTGAGTGTGATTACTGAACTTAATGCTGCAAAGCAAGAGTTACAGAAAATTCGTCAGGACTGTGATGCATCTTTGGAAGCAAAAGCTGCTGCCACCAAGCAGGCAGCAGAAGCTGAAGATGCAGCCAAAGCCAATGCGGAGAAGGTAAATGAGCTATCTAAGGAAATTTCAGCAGTACAAGAATCAATTGGGCAAGTGAAGCTTGCCTCTATGGAAGCCCAGCAGGAGCAAGCAAAGATATTTGCTGAGAAGGATGTGTTGAGGCAGTCCTATAAAGCTTCATTGGAAGAGTCAGCAAAGAAATTGCTCTCTCTGAAAAAAGAGTTTGATCCAGAACTTTCCAGAAATCTTGAAGCACAACTATCTGAAACGTTGAATGAAGTTGGAGCATTGCAAAAACAAATGGAGAATGCAAAGGCTTCGGATTTAGATTCTGTCAAAACTGTCACTTTGGAGCTGGATGATGCCAAGGAATCACTGAATAAAGTAGCTGAAGAAGAAAGCAGTCTCAGAAACTTAGTTGAAGCCCTCAAGGCGGAACTTGAGAATGTGAGGAAAGAACATACTGAACTGAAggagaaggaagcagaaacgGAATCACTTGCTGGAAATTTACATGTTAAACTGCGGAAAACTAAGTATGAGCTTGAAGCCTGCCTAGCAGAAGAATCTAAAGCAAGAGGCGCTTCCAATGAAATGATAGCTACACTAAACCAGCTATTGTCGGAAACTGAAAATGCAAGACGAGAAGCAGAAGAGATGAAGATAAAAGCAGaggagttgaagaaggaagCGGAAACCACCAAAATTGCAGTAAAGGAAGCAGAAAAGAAGCTGAGACTTGCTTTGGTAGAAGCCGAAGAGGCTAAAGCCGCAGAAGAAAGGGCCCTTGAACAGATTAGAGTCCTATCTGAGAGAACTAACGCTGCTAGGGCATCAACATCCGAGTCTGGTGCCAAGATCACTATATCAAAGGACGAGTACGAGTCTTTGAGCCGAAAGGTTGAGGAGTCTGATACATTGGCAGAAATGAAAGTGGCTGCTGCCATGGCTCAGGTGGAAGCTGTGAAGGCTAGTGAAAATGAGGCCTTGAAGAGGATAGAGGCAACCCAGAAGGAAATCGAGGATATGAAGTCTGCAACTGAGGAGGCCAAAAAGAGGGCAGAAATGGCTGAAGCCGCCAAAAAGGCAGTGGAAGGAGAGCTCCGAAGGTGGCGAGAAAGGGAGCAGAAGAAAGCCGCTGATGCTGCATCGCGGATATTGGCAGAAACAGAGACATCGGTGGAATCATCCCCACGCCATTACAGGGTTCAAAAGCAGAACCCTGAGACGAAAACTGTTGTGGCCCAGAAGTTGGACAAAGATAAGACATCCATTTCGAAGAAAACACTCTTGCCTACTCTCAGCGGCATGTTTAATAGAAAAAAGAACCAGGTCGAGGGCGGCTCCCCTTCTTATCTCCCTGGTGAGAAACCCCTTTGA
- the LOC114823854 gene encoding serine/threonine-protein kinase D6PKL1-like produces MSMASKSGARSSSPETQRKLIGSQTTEGNFRRPSPLPITKMSKSEPVTPKKIPRHVQQDALNQVSTEITEVKNYKIPHQKESAKTLADQLGSALSLGDAKQVPHVDPVVSGTRNFPEAGDQKKKTSENGVSPASAKVSDDGTSSIAKTSGSAKLSGRADFVESGKSSICRGSTSSDISDESTCSSFSSAINKPHKANDIHWEAIQAVRSKDGVFGLGHFRLLKKLGCGDIGSVYLSELSGTKCYFAMKVMDKASLANRKKLLRAQTEREILQCLDHPFLPTLYTHFETEKYSCLVMEFCPGGDLHTLRQRQPGKHFTEQAVKFYVAEVLLALEYLHMLGIVYRDLKPENVLVRDDGHIMLSDFDLSLRCIVSPTLVKSSAPDSEPFRRNSAYCVQPACIEPSCIQPSCVVPTTCFSPRFFSSKSKKDRKPKNEVGNQVRPLPELMAEPTNARSMSFVGTHEYLAPEIIKGEGHGSAVDWWTFGIFLYELLFGKTPFKGSGNRATLFNVVGQPLRFPETPVVSFSARDLIRGLLVKEPQHRLAYKRGATEIKQHPFFEGVNWALIRCASPPDIPKPVEFERISAPAVSTGDKATAAAAHPDQNNYLEFDFF; encoded by the exons ATGTCGATGGCCTCTAAATCCGGTGCCAGAAGTTCTTCCCCGGAAACTCAGAGGAAATTAATTGGTAGTCAAACAACAGAAGGAAATTTTCGCAGACCTTCACCTCTACCAATTACAAAGATGAGCAAATCGGAGCCAGTCACTCCCAAAAAAATTCCTAGGCATGTTCAACAAGATGCACTGAATCAGGTTTCCACAGAAATCACTGAAGTAAAGAACTATAAGATTCCTCATCAGAAGGAGTCTGCCAAAACTTTAGCGGATCAGTTAGGTTCAGCTTTATCACTGGGTGATGCAAAACAGGTTCCACATGTGGATCCTGTAGTGAGTGGGACTAGGAATTTTCCAGAAGCCGGTgatcaaaaaaagaaaacatcaGAAAATGGAGTTAGCCCAGCTTCAGCGAAAGTAAGTGATGATGGGACCAGCAGTATTGCCAAGACTAGTGGAAGCGCCAAGTTGAGTGGTCGAGCTGATTTTGTTGAGAGTGGGAAGAGCAGTATTTGTAGAGGCAGCACAAGCAGCGACATAAGTGACGAAAGTACTTGTAGCAGCTTTAGTAGCGCTATCAACAAACCTCACAAGGCAAATGACATACATTGGGAAGCCATACAGGCTGTCCGTTCAAAGGATGGTGTATTTGGTTTGGGCCATTTCAGACTTCTGAAGAAGTTGGGCTGTGGAGATATTGGAAGTGTCTATCTTTCAGAGTTGAGCGGAACAAAATGTTATTTTGCAATGAAAGTTATGGACAAAGCATCTTTGGCTAACCGCAAAAAACTTCTTCGTGCTCAGACAGAGAGAGAAATACTTCAATGTTTAGACCATCCTTTCCTTCCAACCCTATATACCCATTTCGAGACAGAGAAGTATTCATGTCTGGTGATGGAGTTCTGCCCTGGAGGTGACTTGCACACACTTAGGCAGAGACAACCCGGAAAGCATTTCACTGAGCAAGCAGTGAA GTTCTATGTAGCTGAGGTTCTCCTTGCGCTTGAATATCTTCACATGCTTGGGATTGTTTATCGTGACCTCAAGCCAGAAAATGTCCTTGTGAGAGATGATGGGCACATAATGCTTTCTGACTTTGACCTTTCCCTGCGCTGCATTGTCAGCCCAACCCTTGTCAAATCTTCAGCCCCCGATTCTGAACCTTTTCGAAGGAACTCAGCTTATTGTGTGCAACCTGCTTGCATCGAGCCCTCTTGTATTCAGCCATCTTGTGTGGTGCCTACAACATGTTTCTCCCCTCGTTTCTTTTCAAGTAAATCCAAGAAAGACCGGAAACCCAAGAATGAAGTAGGAAACCAAGTACGGCCATTGCCAGAACTCATGGCTGAGCCAACCAATGCTCGCTCGATGTCCTTTGTTGGGACCCATGAGTATTTGGCACCAGAAATTATTAAGGGTGAAGGGCACGGCAGTGCTGTTGATTGGTGGACCTTCGGGATCTTTCTGTATGAGCTGTTGTTTGGTAAAACACCTTTCAAGGGATCAGGGAATCGAGCCACCCTGTTCAACGTGGTAGGTCAGCCATTGAGATTCCCGGAAACACCAGTGGTTAGCTTTTCAGCAAGGGATCTGATCAGGGGCCTACTGGTGAAAGAACCACAGCATAGGCTGGCATATAAGCGAGGAGCAACGGAGATTAAACAACATCCGTTCTTTGAGGGTGTTAATTGGGCGTTGATTCGATGTGCAAGTCCTCCAGATATTCCGAAACCAGTCGAGTTTGAGCGGATTTCAGCCCCCGCAGTGTCAACCGGTGATAAGGctactgctgctgctgctcatCCTGATCAAAACAATTATCTGGAATTTgatttcttttaa